One window from the genome of Salvia splendens isolate huo1 chromosome 9, SspV2, whole genome shotgun sequence encodes:
- the LOC121747829 gene encoding uncharacterized protein LOC121747829, which translates to MPAEVWNMQELQHIEVWGKDLPTPDDSAVALDRLSSLIGVTEKSCTREILKRIPNLNALRIEVELQPYDEDEDDDDRNSLSNLGYISEELQKLGTLKYDVMNPDMKRERMVPLSMFPSSLRSLHLNGLGCPWEHLNDIGSMLPNLVDLTLHDYAFRSPKWNIESGSFLKLEKVVIEDTDLVQLIAQHGSLPMLELLSIRHCYKLQQLEWTCDPSKVKATTIELVDCNPLAVASAKKLRPESVFKVLCHSSF; encoded by the coding sequence ATGCCGGCGGAAGTATGGAACATGCAAGAACTACAACATATTGAGGTATGGGGAAAAGACCTACCTACCCCTGATGATTCTGCTGTTGCTTTGGATAGACTTTCCAGTCTTATTGGCGTGACTGAAAAGAGTTGCACAAGAGAAATTCTCAAGAGAATCCCTAATTTAAATGCATTAAGAATCGAGGTAGAATTGCAACCGtatgatgaagatgaagatgatgatgatagaAACTCATTGAGTAACTTGGGTTACATATCAGAGGAACTCCAGAAATTGGGAACACTCAAATATGATGTGATGAATCCTGATATGAAGCGTGAGCGTATGGTTCCTCTATCAATGTTCCCATCAAGTTTGAGAAGCTTGCATTTGAATGGCTTAGGGTGTCCATGGGAGCACTTGAATGACATTGGTTCGATGCTACCAAATCTTGTGGACCTCACATTACATGACTATGCCTTTCGAAGCCCCAAGTGGAATATTGAATCAGGGAGTTTTTTGAAACTGGAGAAAGTTGTAATTGAGGACACCGATTTGGTGCAATTGATAGCTCAGCACGGAAGTCTCCCAATGCTCGAACTCCTAAGCATACGCCATTGCTACAAATTACAACAACTCGAATGGACGTGTGATCCCTCAAAGGTCAAAGCAACCACAATTGAGTTAGTTGATTGCAATCCCTTAGCTGTCGCTTCTGCCAAGAAATTACGACCTGAATCTGTCTTTAAAGTTCTCTGCCACTCCTCTTTTTGA